The window TAAGGGGAAACATGAAGGGAGCAGGGGAGAAGAAATGTTTGATATATCCCTTCAATCCTTTCTTGCGGATAGCAATCAGTTGAACCAGGATAATGGTGGTAACCCCGAAGGCCGCAGTAGTACTCAAATCCATGGTGGGCGGCTTCATACCGGGGATAAACCACGAGAGGTTGAGGGAAAGGATGAAAATGAAGAGGGTAGCCACCAGAGGAAGGTATTTCCTCCCTTCCTTACCCGCAACCTCCTCCAGGAGCCCCATAATAAATTCCAGTAACATCTCCAGGATGTGCTGGACGCCCCGGGGTATAAACTGGAGCCTCCGGGTGGCCACGAAAACCCCCAGGAAAAGGAGGGCCATGATTATCCACGTGTTGACTACCGTGGAATACACGGGAATGGGCCCCAGATGAAATACCACGTGGGGCTGGACGTGCTCCATAACGGTTGCCAGCTGGTGGAGCTTGCCTTCCATAAAGACGAATCCCTCCATACGGGGTAGACCTTCTGCAGCATCGCACGCCGGGGAGCCCGGCGCCATCTGCCAGTTGGCCAACCGCCAGTCCTTATGTCCTTACCTCACCTTTCCGGTAAGGCGACCGGCCTTCGCCGCCTCTTCCGGCCGGCCGTGAACCTTCCGCCCTATCGCCAACCTCCGGGACCCCTGACGTATCCCCACTTTCGAGACTAAGCCACTTGCCTCTCCCTCGCTCCGGTTTAGTCGCTCGCTTTCGAGCCAAGGCAGGCCTCTCCCGCAAAAAAGCGGGGATAACCCAGAGGGGCCCCTTCTTGACTAACACCCGGCAACCTCCCCCGGCGCCTCCTCCGGCCGGCATCCCCGGCCCTCCCCCTTGGGGCATCGGCAAGGCGCTAAAGGGACTTGGCCTCAAGCTTTGCGCCAGACCAGGAAAAAAGCTTCAACTAAATAGCTCAGCATCTGCAGGACCAGGCCGCTTAGGACGCCCAGCAAGAAAGCCGGTCCCCCACCCGCGGAAAGCAAGAGAACAGCCCAGCACAGGCCCATGCGGATAAAGGCCCGGCGCATAAACACCTTTTGGGCCTCACCGGGTGTCAAGCCCTCCGCGCCCTTGACCGACCGCAGCAACCATAGATAGAGGCCTAGACTTACGGGCAGGGCTACCAGCACTCCCGCACTGTAGAGGGGCTGGCGGGCCAGGAACCCCCCGGTGGCCAAGGCTGCCCCTAACACCAGCATCCTGCGGGCAGTAGTACGCCCTTCGACCAGGGCAGAATCCCGTGGAGGGATGGGAGGGTGTCCCTCGCCCCGCCCCGGCCGGTCATTTCTTTTTCTTTCTTTCCGCCTCATTTTCCAGGGCGCCGATCTCCTTGACCAAGCTGTAAAAGCCCAGCCCTACGCCCAGCAAGGCCCCTAGAACCATTAGCCAGGGTGAAGTACCCAGGCGGCGGTCCAGCCACCGGCCCAACCCCAAGCCCGAAAAGATGCTGGCTCCCATGGTGATTCCCAAGGAGAGGGCGAGGTTCGCGTACTTGGCGTAATTCCACAAGTCTCTAGGCATAGGTACGGGCCCAGGGCAAAAAATGGTTCCCCCTAACAGTCTCTTTCCCCGGCCTGCCTTTTATACTTCCACAAATAGAAGGTATTCGCCTTTTCTAGCCGGAATCCTCTTTCTCAAGCTCTAAATTTGATGAGTCATTCCTACTTTTTAGCTAGGCGTGATTTGGCTCGCTCGCACCAATAGCCTCGCGGGCCAATACTGGTGCTCAATTTTCGGACTCCGGCAGGGTTTCTGGCTCCTTCGGCCCCCGTGTCTCAGGAGCGGGCCGCAGGCCTCAGGCTGCCTCGGCCCCGCCCTCCGTCCTCAATTTCGCAAAGGATTTGTCTTTCGCTCGGCTCAAGTCGGTCCCTTACGAGCCAAATCACCCATTCAAAACCAGGGATACGTCGGCTAAATTGGTACTTTTTCCCCCTCTCCTGGCGGAACAAACTCCGCCGGGCGGACAATGCTCAAGCCGAAATAGTACCGCAGGAAACCGCGTATCCGCCTGGAGGCCAGGCCGTCTCCATAGGGGTTAACGGCCTGGGCCATCTTCAAATACTCGCGCCGGTCGTCCAGGAGTTCTCGCACCTTGGCCACAATCTGCTCCCGGTCGGTCCCCACCAGGCAGACCGTTCCCGCCCGGACGGCTTCCGGCCTCTCGGTAACCTCCCGGAGCACCAGCACCGGCTTACCCAGGGCCGGGGCTTCTTCCTGTAACCCTCCGGAGTCCGTCAGTACCAGATAAGAGCGCGCCATAAGGTTGACAAAAGGCTCGTAGTCCAGGGGCTCTATAAGATGGATGCCCCGGCACCCCTCCAGGATCTCCCGGGCCCGGCTGCGCACCCGGGGATTCTTGTGCACCGGGAATACAATCTCTACATCGGCATAAAGCCCCTTTATCTCCCGCAGGGCCCAAAAGATATCCTCCAGCGGCCGGCCCCAGTTCTCCCGGCGGTGGGCCGTGACCAGAATCAGCCGCTTCTTGGGGTCCAGCCCCGCCAAGAGGGGATCTTCAAACCGGTAATCCTCCCGCACCGTTGCCTTAAGGGCGTCTATGACCGTATTGCCGGTTACATAGATGCGATCCGCCGGTACCGCTTCCTCCAGGAGATTCTGCCTGGCCTGGGCTGTGGGGGCAAAATGGAGGTCGGCCAGGGCACCGGTAAGTCGCCGGTTCATCTCCTCCGGGTAGGGGGCATATTTATCCCGGGTCCGCAGCCCCGCCTCCACATGGCCCACCGCCACCTGCCGATAAAAGGCGGCCAGGGCGGCCACAAAGGTAGTCGTGGTATCGCCGTGAACCAAGACCATGTCCGGCCGCTCCTGATCCAGGACGCGGGTCAACCCCTCCAGAGCCCTGGTGGTTACCTCCTCCAAGGTCTGTCGGGGCCGCATAATGTTTAAATCGTATTGGGGCTCGATGGCAAAGAGCTTCAACACCTGGTCCAGCATTTCCCGGTGCTGGGCGGTCACCGCTACCGAACAGGTGAATTCTTCCGGATATCTCTTTAGCTCCTGCACTACAGGAGCCATTTTGATGGCTTCGGGGCGGGTCCCGAAAACCACCAGTATTTTAATGGGCGGCAAAGGACACAGCCTCCCCGTATTAGGCCAGATAACCCTTGCGCCGGAGCTTGTCCACATGCTCCTTAAGGGCTTGCTGAATATCCACGCCGTAGTGTTCTTCCAGAACGAACATGAGGGAAACGGCGGTCTGGGCCACGTCCAGGAGTTCCCTGGTGATGGCCCGCATAACCTCCTCCTCTTCTACCTGTATCTGCTCACCGCTCATGCCCCTAAATTTCCCTATGGCCTGGGCCAGCTCCCCGGCCTCCTCCATGAGCTTCAGGGCCGTAGACTCCACGGTGGGAGTAAGCTTATTGAGGCGCGGGAGGGCGATAATCTTCTGCTCCACGAGTTTATTCCTCCCCCGATCCGGACCGAGCCCCCGGCTCCTCCAGCCCGGCCAGCCAGTCTCGCAGTGACACTGTTACCCGGGTAACCCCTACTGCGCTGCCTTCCAGCAGCTCCAGAGCATAAGGGTGGGGGCGGTAGTCGGTTTCGTAGTAGATATGCCGGATGCCGGCCTGAAGGATGAGCTTAACACAGTGGAGACAGGGAAAATGGGTTACATAAAGTTCGGCCCCCTCGGTGGCTATACCGAAGCGGGCACACTGGATCAGGGCGTTGGCCTCGGCATGGACCGTCCGGATACAGTGCCCGTCCTCCAGCTTGCACCCCGCGTCAACACAATGCACTTCCCCGGAGACGGAGCCGTTATACCCGGTCGCCACCACCCGCTTATCCCGGGTAATTACACACCCCACTTGCAGGCGGGGACAGGTGGAGCGGGAGGCCAAGAGTTTAGCTTGGGCCATAAAATACTGGTGCCAGGGCAAACGCCGCACGGGTCTCCCCCCTCCCCTGGTGGCTTCCGTACAGAAAGAGTGTACCATTGTTGTGTCCGTAAGGCAACGGGCAAAAAATCCTGGCGTATCCCCACTTTCACTTCTAGTCCTGCTTGGCTTTCGCTCCCTCCGGACACCCTTGCGGGCCAAACCAGCCCTCGGCCTAAAAGCTTAAGGCGGACTTCCCGCCAAATTCGGCAACCTGTCTCCATTGCCGGCCGCAAGGCTCTTTAGGCCTCGGCCCCGCCTCCGGAGCACAAGAAACCCCCGGAAGGCGCCGCCTTCCGGGGGTCGGGTCCGGTCCTTCAAGCTGCCGGGATATCCTGGGGCCGGGCTCCACCAGCCGCCTGTTGCACTATCCGTCGTACCATCCGCCCGGTCACGGCCCCCGGCCCCCAGCTCTCCCAGGGGCCAGGGGCCCACCTTCCCCGCGCCAAATCCCAAGGGTACTTGAAGGCGAAGCCGGCCGGAGGGATAAAAGCCCCTAACTCCGGTAGCTAAGGCCGGGGTAGAGGGGGTACTGTCGGCAGAGCTCGGTCACGATGCCGCGGGCCCGGGCCAGCTTCCCTTCATCGCCGCGGTGGGACAGGGCCAGATCGATGGCCTCGGCCACCAGTTTCATGGCTGCCTCGTCCATACCGCGGGTGGTGAGGGCGGCCGTACCCAGGCGGATACCGCTGGTGATATTGGGCTTCTGGGGATCAAAGGGCACGGCATTCTTATTCACGGTAATGTTGACCGAACCGAGAATATCCTCCGCCTCCCGTCCGGTCAAACCCTTGTTGCGCAGGTCCACCAGGATGATATGGTTGTCGGTGCCGCCCGAAACCAGGTTGAAGCCGTAGCCCTGCAGGGCCTCGGCCAGGGCGCGGGCGTTCCTGACGATTTGCTGCTGGTATTCTTTGAAGGAGGGTTCCATGGCCTCCTTAAAGGCGACGGCCTTGGCCGCTATAATGTGCATAAGGGGGCCGCCCTGGATGCCGGGAAAGACCGCCTTGTCGATGGCGGCCGCATATTCTGACTGGCACAGGATGAGGCCGCCCCGGGGACCCCGCAGGGTTTTATGGGTGGTGGAGGTAACAAACTGGGCATAGGGCACGGGGCTGGGATGTACACCGGCTGCCACCAGGCCGGCAATATGGGCCATATCCACCATAAGGAGGGCCCCCACTTCATCGGCGATCTCCCGGAAGGCCGCAAAATCAATAATCCTTGGATAAGCGCTGGCTCCGGCTATGATGAGCTTGGGACGGTGTTCGCGGGCCAGAGAGGCCACCTGGTCGTAGTCGATGTAGCCCGTATCCTGGCGGACTCCGTAAAAGACAAAATTAAAGTATTTCCCCGAAATGCTTACCGGGCTGCCGTGGGTTAGATGCCCTCCGTGGGCCAGGTTCATCCCCATGACCGTATCGCCCGGCTTCAGAACCGCCAGATACACAGCCGTATTAGCCTGGCTGCCCGAATGGGGCTGGACGTTGGCGTGGTCTGCGCCGAAAAGGCTGCAGGCACGGCTCCGGGCCAGGTTTTCGGCCACATCTACCCATTCACAGCCTCCGTAATAGCGCCGCCCCGGATATCCCTCGGCATACTTGTTGGTCAAGACGCTTCCCTGGGCCGCCAGGACGGCAGGGCTGACGAAGTTCTCCGAGGCAATGAGCTCCAGGTGAGAGCGCTGCCGGTTCAGTTCCTTTTCCAGGGCCTCTGCTATTTCCGGGTCATATTGTTCTAGAGGTAACAAGTTCATAGCGCCGATCAAGCCTCCTTTTCGACCTCAACTCCCGAGGTGGTCCAACACCCCCCGGGTTCTGGGGGGGTAAACGGCCCGTTCCCCGCCGATCAGGGGAGGCCGGGTGCGGGCCATGGTCAGGGTGGCCGCCCCTATCGTTTTCACTTCCAGGCGGACGGGAACCGCTACCGGACGCAGGTGCATGCCGATGAGGGTGCCCCCGATGTCCAATCCCGCATGGGCCTGGACCCGGGCCACGACCACCGGCCGGTGGAGGGCTTCGTAGGCGGCGGTGGCCAAGGCTCCGCCGGCCTTCAGGGCCGGTACCACCGTCACTTCCTCCAGGCCGTAAATCTCGGCAGCCTGGGCTTCAATGACCAGGGCCCGGTTTAGATGCTCACAGCACTGGGCAGCGAGATAAACTTGGGCCTCGGCCGTAGCCTCAAGGAGCCCTTCCACCACCGCCCGGCCGATGTCCAGGGAAGAAGAGGTGCCGATTTTCTGCCCCGCGATCTCGCTGGTACTGCACCCCACGACCAGTATGCGGCCCGGCCGGATCCCGGCTACCGCCAGGAGCTCCCGGGTGACCCCGGCCACCTGTCGCGTAATATCTTTAAAATCCACCTTCACCGGCATCACGCCCCCCGCAGCCGCAACCCTTTTCCCCGACCTCCAGGCGGGTCGCATACTCCTTCTCCAGCGCGGCTATTTTGGCCAGCCGCCGGGCATGACGTCCCCCCGTAAACCCGGCTTCGAGCCACGTTTTTACAATATCTCGCGCCAGGCCCGGCCCGATAACCCGACCGCCTAAGGTCAGGATATTGGCATCGTTGTGCTCCCGCGAGGCCCTGGCCGAAAAGGTATCGTGACACAGGGCGGCCCGGATCCCGGGTACTTTATTGGCGACAATGGACACCCCTATCCCTGTGCCGCAGCACAAAATACCCCGTTCGAATTCACCCCGGGCCACGGCTTCAGCCACCTGCCGGGCGTAGTCGGGATAGTCCACCGCCTCAGGGTTAAAACACCCGAAATCGCGGTAGGGCACACCTTCTTCCTCCAGAAACTTTTTGATTTCCTCTTTCAGGTGATAACCTCCATGGTCGCTACCCAGGGCTATACGCAACCTTTACTGCACCTCGCCGGGCTAAAATTAAATTGTACTTAAATCATTATTCGGCATAAGTACATAAATTCCTGCTTTACAAGGGAACCAAAAAATAATTATTAGTTATCTCCTAAGGGTTATCCCCTAGGCGGTCCAGGGCCTTTTCTATCAGTTCTTTAAGACGGGCAGCACAGGCGCGGTAGGCCTCCAGGGGGTACCCGATGGGGTCCGGAATATCTCCTTCTTCGGAGGCGGCATACTCCGCTAAAGTAAAAACTTTGCCCGCCGCCCGCGGAAACCGGTCCAAAATTTGCCGTTTATGGTGCTCCGCCATGGTGAGGATGAGGTCGGCCTTATCTACCAGCTCCGCGTCCAGAGGCCGGGCCCTGTGCTGGCTTATGTCTACCTCCCATTCCGCCGCCGCCCTGATGGCCTCGTCGGTGGCCGGAGTCCCGGGCCAGGCCGCCACCCCGGCCGACCATATTTCGCCCGTCCATCCTTTTTCCCGGGCGATCTTCTTGGCCAGGCCCTCGGCCATGCTGCTGCGGCAGGTATTGCCCGTACATACGAAAAGGATTGCCGGCATAGCCTTCCCCCTTTTCATCTCCCCACCAGCATTTTCAGGCCGATAATCACCAGGATCAGCCCGCCGGCTATTTCGGCCTTATCCCCCAGCCAGTGCCCGGCCCGCCGTCCCAGGATAAAACCCGCGGCGGTCATAACCGCCGCTACCAGGCCCATGGCCAGGACCGTCAAGGGCAGGTTGGCCCGCAGGGCACCCAGGCCGAAGCCGACGCTCAAAGCGTCCAGGCTTACGCTTCCGGCCAGGAGGAGCACCGCAGATACTCCCTGGATGACCCCTTCCCCCAGGAGACTTTTCCCCAGGCGCCGGCCCAAGGACCCCGGCTGCCGGCGTTCGGCCAGGGCCTCCCACAGCATTAAGATACCTATGGTGGCCAAGACGATGGCCCCGACTATAGCCGCCAGCCGCCCCAGAAGGCGGCCCATAAAGAATCCCAGGTAAAGGCCGGCCAGGGGCATGAGGACGTGGAGAAGTCCAACAGCACCGGAAAAAAATACAGCCAGACGCCTCCTTATTCCTCCCATGCCTAGCCCCGTGGCCAGAGAAAAGGCATCGGTTCCCAGGGCTATGGCCACCAATAAAACAGCGGGAAAATCCACTGGAAGCTTTCCTCCTAAGGGCGGATTATGCGGTTACCGGAAGCTTTGCGCAGCCGGTTCATGATGGCCAGGCCGATCCCTTCCTCGGGAAAGGTCTCAGCCAGGATTACCTCCATGCCGTGGCGGTCGCAGTTGCGCAGGGCGGCAAAGAGATGGGCGGCCACCTGGGAGAGGTCCTGCCGGCTGCCCAGAACCTCCAGGTAATCGGGTCGGGGATCCCTGGTATACTGGGGAGCCGTCTCCGCCGTGGCCAGTACGGCTACCCGCCGGCCCTGCCTTTTAAATAAGGCCACCAGTTCCCGTATACGGGAGGTCATGGCGAATAGGTCGCCTTCTACCAGATATACTTCCCCTTCCGGGGCATAATGAATGTATTTCATGCCCGGAGATTTGGGCGGCGCACCGCCTCGGTTTTCCCCGGTGCCGGGGTCCAGGGATACCTCCCCCAAAACCTCCTGGAGCTGTTCCCGGGTAATGCCTCCCGGCCTCAGAATAACCGGCACCGGAGAAGTCAAATCCAGGACCGTAGACTCCAGCCCTACCCAGGCCGGTCCCCCGTCCACCACGGCTTCGATCTTGCCCCTAAGATCCCGCAGCACATGGTGCCCGGTAGTGGGACTGGGTTTGCCCGACAGGTTGGCGCTGGGCGCGGCAATGGGCCGGCGCGCCGCCTTAATCAAGGCTAAAGCCACGGGGTGGGCCGGCATGCGGAGGGCCACGGTATCCAGGCCCGCCGTTACTTCCGGCGGTACCAGGCCGCTTTTGGGCAGTACCAGGGTGAGGGGGCCCGGCCAAAACCGGCGGATGAGCTCCAGAGCCCGGGAGGGCAGGCAAGCCGTTAGGGCCTGCACCATCTTCAGGTTGGCCACGTGAACGATGAGGGGATTATCCTGGGGCCGTCCCTTGGCCCAGAAAATACGGCGGACCGCATGAGGGTCCAGGGCATTAGCGCCCAGGCCGTAAACGGTCTCCGTGGGGAAGGCCACCACTCCGCCCCGCTGCAGTATCCGGGCGGCAAGGCGTATTTTATGTAATTCCGGCACCTGGGGATCGATCTTGATGTATTTGGTCCGTTTCCTGGCAGGCAATGTCTTCACCTCTATCCCGCAGTTTACTGCCCTTAATCCCCGCCCTTAAAAAGGGCTTGTCCCCCGTGTCCTGCCCGCCGGGCCAGGAAGCAGCGGGGCCGGCCGGCATAATCCTTTATGATTTCTCCGGCGGTGTATGCCCCGAGGGCGGCGGCCAGTTGGGCCATTGCCGGACCCTGGCCAGGGCCTATTTCCACGGCCAGCAGCCCCCCCGGTTTCAAGAGGGCGGCCGCCTGGGGCAGGAGGCGGCGGTAGAGGTCCAAGCCGTCCGGTCCCCCGTCCAGGGCCAGCCGGGGCTCGTGGCGCACCTCCCGGGGCAGCTTTTCCCACTCGCCTGCGGGAATATAGGGAAGATTGGCCACCACCGCGTCCACGCCGGCCCCGGCCACCTCCCGCTGCTTCAAGAGGGGCTCCAGCAAATCCCCTTCCTCCCAACGGATCCTCTCTGCCACTCCTAAGCGCCGGGCATTTTCCGCCGCCACCCTTAAGGCCCCTTTGCTGATATCCAGGGCATAAATAAAAGCCCGGGGGAGATAATAGGCCAGGCTCACGGCGATGGCGCCGCTACCGGTGCCCACATCGGCCACCACCCAGGGTCTGTCCCTGTCCGCCCGGTTCAGGACCGCTTCAACCAGGACCTCCGTGTCGCCCCGCGGGATCAGTACGTCCGGCGTCACCTTGAAGGGCAGCCCCATAAACTCCCGGCAGCCGGTGAGATACTGGAGGGGGTAGCCTTCACTCCTCCGGGCTACCAGGCGAAGGTATTCCTCCACGGTCTCCCCGGCCAGAAGATACTCCCGGCGGGCCAGCAGCTGGGGCCTTGTTAGGCCGCTGACGGCGGCCAGCAGGACCTCGGCCTCCAGCCGCGGCTCTTCCACGCCGGCCC of the Thermanaeromonas sp. C210 genome contains:
- a CDS encoding low molecular weight protein arginine phosphatase translates to MPAILFVCTGNTCRSSMAEGLAKKIAREKGWTGEIWSAGVAAWPGTPATDEAIRAAAEWEVDISQHRARPLDAELVDKADLILTMAEHHKRQILDRFPRAAGKVFTLAEYAASEEGDIPDPIGYPLEAYRACAARLKELIEKALDRLGDNP
- a CDS encoding L-threonylcarbamoyladenylate synthase, whose translation is MPARKRTKYIKIDPQVPELHKIRLAARILQRGGVVAFPTETVYGLGANALDPHAVRRIFWAKGRPQDNPLIVHVANLKMVQALTACLPSRALELIRRFWPGPLTLVLPKSGLVPPEVTAGLDTVALRMPAHPVALALIKAARRPIAAPSANLSGKPSPTTGHHVLRDLRGKIEAVVDGGPAWVGLESTVLDLTSPVPVILRPGGITREQLQEVLGEVSLDPGTGENRGGAPPKSPGMKYIHYAPEGEVYLVEGDLFAMTSRIRELVALFKRQGRRVAVLATAETAPQYTRDPRPDYLEVLGSRQDLSQVAAHLFAALRNCDRHGMEVILAETFPEEGIGLAIMNRLRKASGNRIIRP
- a CDS encoding ComE operon protein 2, coding for MRRLPWHQYFMAQAKLLASRSTCPRLQVGCVITRDKRVVATGYNGSVSGEVHCVDAGCKLEDGHCIRTVHAEANALIQCARFGIATEGAELYVTHFPCLHCVKLILQAGIRHIYYETDYRPHPYALELLEGSAVGVTRVTVSLRDWLAGLEEPGARSGSGEE
- a CDS encoding AtpZ/AtpI family protein, with translation MPRDLWNYAKYANLALSLGITMGASIFSGLGLGRWLDRRLGTSPWLMVLGALLGVGLGFYSLVKEIGALENEAERKKKK
- the rpiB gene encoding ribose 5-phosphate isomerase B, with the translated sequence MRIALGSDHGGYHLKEEIKKFLEEEGVPYRDFGCFNPEAVDYPDYARQVAEAVARGEFERGILCCGTGIGVSIVANKVPGIRAALCHDTFSARASREHNDANILTLGGRVIGPGLARDIVKTWLEAGFTGGRHARRLAKIAALEKEYATRLEVGEKGCGCGGRDAGEGGF
- the atpB gene encoding F0F1 ATP synthase subunit A — its product is MEGFVFMEGKLHQLATVMEHVQPHVVFHLGPIPVYSTVVNTWIIMALLFLGVFVATRRLQFIPRGVQHILEMLLEFIMGLLEEVAGKEGRKYLPLVATLFIFILSLNLSWFIPGMKPPTMDLSTTAAFGVTTIILVQLIAIRKKGLKGYIKHFFSPAPFMFPLNVIEELVKPLSLSLRLFGNMFGEEMVVTILIILVPFFIPTPIMLLGVIMGLIQAFIFTLLTVTYIANFLHGH
- a CDS encoding TIGR01440 family protein, translating into MPVKVDFKDITRQVAGVTRELLAVAGIRPGRILVVGCSTSEIAGQKIGTSSSLDIGRAVVEGLLEATAEAQVYLAAQCCEHLNRALVIEAQAAEIYGLEEVTVVPALKAGGALATAAYEALHRPVVVARVQAHAGLDIGGTLIGMHLRPVAVPVRLEVKTIGAATLTMARTRPPLIGGERAVYPPRTRGVLDHLGS
- a CDS encoding MazG-like family protein, with amino-acid sequence MEQKIIALPRLNKLTPTVESTALKLMEEAGELAQAIGKFRGMSGEQIQVEEEEVMRAITRELLDVAQTAVSLMFVLEEHYGVDIQQALKEHVDKLRRKGYLA
- a CDS encoding manganese efflux pump MntP family protein encodes the protein MDFPAVLLVAIALGTDAFSLATGLGMGGIRRRLAVFFSGAVGLLHVLMPLAGLYLGFFMGRLLGRLAAIVGAIVLATIGILMLWEALAERRQPGSLGRRLGKSLLGEGVIQGVSAVLLLAGSVSLDALSVGFGLGALRANLPLTVLAMGLVAAVMTAAGFILGRRAGHWLGDKAEIAGGLILVIIGLKMLVGR
- the wecB gene encoding non-hydrolyzing UDP-N-acetylglucosamine 2-epimerase yields the protein MPPIKILVVFGTRPEAIKMAPVVQELKRYPEEFTCSVAVTAQHREMLDQVLKLFAIEPQYDLNIMRPRQTLEEVTTRALEGLTRVLDQERPDMVLVHGDTTTTFVAALAAFYRQVAVGHVEAGLRTRDKYAPYPEEMNRRLTGALADLHFAPTAQARQNLLEEAVPADRIYVTGNTVIDALKATVREDYRFEDPLLAGLDPKKRLILVTAHRRENWGRPLEDIFWALREIKGLYADVEIVFPVHKNPRVRSRAREILEGCRGIHLIEPLDYEPFVNLMARSYLVLTDSGGLQEEAPALGKPVLVLREVTERPEAVRAGTVCLVGTDREQIVAKVRELLDDRREYLKMAQAVNPYGDGLASRRIRGFLRYYFGLSIVRPAEFVPPGEGEKVPI
- the glyA gene encoding serine hydroxymethyltransferase, yielding MNLLPLEQYDPEIAEALEKELNRQRSHLELIASENFVSPAVLAAQGSVLTNKYAEGYPGRRYYGGCEWVDVAENLARSRACSLFGADHANVQPHSGSQANTAVYLAVLKPGDTVMGMNLAHGGHLTHGSPVSISGKYFNFVFYGVRQDTGYIDYDQVASLAREHRPKLIIAGASAYPRIIDFAAFREIADEVGALLMVDMAHIAGLVAAGVHPSPVPYAQFVTSTTHKTLRGPRGGLILCQSEYAAAIDKAVFPGIQGGPLMHIIAAKAVAFKEAMEPSFKEYQQQIVRNARALAEALQGYGFNLVSGGTDNHIILVDLRNKGLTGREAEDILGSVNITVNKNAVPFDPQKPNITSGIRLGTAALTTRGMDEAAMKLVAEAIDLALSHRGDEGKLARARGIVTELCRQYPLYPGLSYRS
- the prmC gene encoding peptide chain release factor N(5)-glutamine methyltransferase, producing the protein MTLGEALEKATSRLRRAGVEEPRLEAEVLLAAVSGLTRPQLLARREYLLAGETVEEYLRLVARRSEGYPLQYLTGCREFMGLPFKVTPDVLIPRGDTEVLVEAVLNRADRDRPWVVADVGTGSGAIAVSLAYYLPRAFIYALDISKGALRVAAENARRLGVAERIRWEEGDLLEPLLKQREVAGAGVDAVVANLPYIPAGEWEKLPREVRHEPRLALDGGPDGLDLYRRLLPQAAALLKPGGLLAVEIGPGQGPAMAQLAAALGAYTAGEIIKDYAGRPRCFLARRAGHGGQALFKGGD